One window from the genome of Thermoanaerobaculales bacterium encodes:
- the rplL gene encoding 50S ribosomal protein L7/L12, with protein sequence MAQIEKMMDEIKGMTVLELNQLVKALEDEFGVSAAAAAVPVMVAGAAPGAAAGEQAEEQTEFDVILNSVGDKKINVIKVVREVTSLGLKEAKELVEAAPTKVKEGVSKDEAESVKAKFEDAGAQVEIK encoded by the coding sequence ATGGCTCAGATCGAAAAGATGATGGACGAGATCAAGGGCATGACCGTGCTTGAGCTCAACCAGCTGGTCAAGGCTCTCGAGGACGAGTTCGGGGTGTCGGCCGCTGCCGCCGCGGTCCCGGTGATGGTCGCGGGCGCGGCGCCCGGGGCCGCCGCCGGCGAGCAGGCGGAGGAGCAGACCGAGTTCGACGTCATCCTGAACTCGGTGGGCGACAAGAAGATCAACGTGATCAAGGTCGTCCGCGAGGTGACCTCGCTCGGTCTCAAGGAAGCGAAGGAGCTCGTCGAGGCGGCGCCCACCAAGGTCAAGGAGGGCGTGAGCAAGGACGAGGCCGAGAGCGTCAAGGCGAAGTTCGAGGATGCCGGCGCTCAAGTGGAGATCAAGTAA